One segment of Triticum aestivum cultivar Chinese Spring chromosome 2A, IWGSC CS RefSeq v2.1, whole genome shotgun sequence DNA contains the following:
- the LOC123185508 gene encoding endoglucanase 11-like, with amino-acid sequence MSNSAALAPASRSRVAVFLAFSLVWLSSHVLAAGHPDYADALAKSLLFFQGQRSGRLPADQAVKWRSNSAMPDGSAANVDLTGGYYDGGDNVKFNFPMAFTTTMLSWSIIEYGGRMEGRVHDARAAVHKATDYLLKAAKTTLDKLYVGVGDADADHRCWERPEDMDTPRNVYEVSASAPGSDVAGETAAALAAASLVFKAADPDYSRRLVAAARDVMAFAWQHQGKYSDHVGGGVSNYYPSYSGYKDELLWGSAWLLWATKNSSYLNDLMSLGANDGVDMFSWDNKLAGARVLLSRRALLDRDKRLEPFTRQAEEFICRVLPKSSSPSSTTPYTPGGLMHRSGNANLQYVASASFLLTTYAKYMAVSNRAFSCQNLPVTHKALRALAKRQVDYVLGDNPLGMSYMVGYGASSPHRIHHRASSMPSVDVHPAHIGCQEGFQSYLYAGGPNPNVHTGAVVGGPDQNDAFPDDRTDYARSEPTTYTNAPLVGCLAYFAGSYKK; translated from the exons ATGAGCAATTCGGCTGCTTTGGCACCAGCATCACGCTCACGCGTGGCTGTGTTTCTTGCCTTCTCCCTCGTCTGGCTCTCCAGCCACGTCCTTGCCGCCGGACACCCTGACTACGCCGACGCGCTCGCCAAGTCGTTGCTCTTCTTCCAGGGGCAGAGGTCCGGCCGCCTGCCGGCGGACCAGGCCGTCAAGTGGAGGTCCAACTCCGCCATGCCCGACGGCTCGGCCGCAAAC GTTGACCTCACCGGCGGCTACTACGACGGCGGCGACAACGTCAAGTTTAATTTCCCCATGGCTTTCACCACGACCATGCTGTCTTGGAGCATCATCGAGTACGGCGGGCGGATGGAGGGGCGCGTTCACGACGCGCGCGCCGCGGTACACaa agcgACGGACTACCTCCTGAAGGCGGCCAAAACGACCCTGGACAAACTCTACGTCGGAGTGGGCGACGCCGACGCCGACCACCGCTGCTGGGAGCGGCCGGAGGACATGGACACGCCGCGGAATGTGTACGAGGTGTCGGCGTCCGCCCCGGGGTCCGACGTCGCAGGGGAGACCGCGGCCGCGCTCGCCGCAGCCAGCCTGGTCTTCAAGGCCGCCGACCCGGACTACTCCAGGAGGCTGGTCGCGGCGGCCAGGGACGTGATGGCGTTCGCTTGGCAGCATCAGGGGAAGTACAGCGACCACGTCGGCGGCGGCGTCAGCAACTACTACCCGTCCTACTCCGGCTACAAG GACGAGCTCCTATGGGGATCCGCATGGCTGCTCTGGGCGACGAAGAACAGCTCCTACCTCAACGACCTCATGTCCCTCGGCGCCAACGACGGCGTCGACATGTTCAGCTGGGACAACAAGCTCGCCGGGGCGCGCGTCCTTCTGTCACGG AGGGCTCTGTTGGACAGGGACAAGAGGCTGGAGCCGTTCACGCGTCAAGCGGAGGAGTTCATCTGCCGCGTCCTGCCCAAGTCCAGCTCCCCTTCGTCGACGACGCCGTACACGCCGGGCGGGCTGATGCACCGGTCGGGCAACGCCAACCTGCAGTACGTCGCCTCGGCGAGCTTCCTGCTCACCACCTACGCCAAGTACATGGCCGTCTCCAACCGCGCCTTCTCCTGCCAGAACCTCCCCGTCACCCACAAGGCCCTCAGGGCCCTGGCCAAGAGGCAGGTGGACTACGTGCTGGGCGACAACCCGCTGGGGATGTCCTACATGGTGGGCTACGGCGCCAGCTCCCCTCATAGGATACACCACAGGGCGTCCTCCATGCCGTCCGTGGACGTGCACCCGGCGCACATCGGCTGCCAGGAGGGTTTCCAGAGCTACCTCTACGCCGGTGGCCCTAATCCCAACGTGCATACCGGCGCCGTCGTCGGCGGGCCGGACCAGAACGACGCGTTCCCGGACGACCGCACTGACTACGCGCGGTCGGAGCCCACCACGTACACCAACGCACCCCTCGTAGGTTGCCTCGCCTACTTTGCCGGCAGCTACAAGAAATGA